Proteins encoded by one window of Streptomyces sp. LX-29:
- a CDS encoding 1-hydroxy-2-methyl-2-butenyl 4-diphosphate reductase, with amino-acid sequence MEPARPIPLLIACALGIERLALRGDHDGAPGPVTVVRTGMGPRSAERAVARALGDGAAARDTAVIATGFCAGLAPGMHPGDLVVADETRDPEGRTPCTASETLAAALSALAPAGVRRTPHIGPVVGSDHVVRGAERARLRATGALAVDMESAATLRAAVSAGARPVAAVRVVVDAPEHELVRIGTLCGGISAFRVLRTLLPAFFEWHRSLPLPRR; translated from the coding sequence ATGGAGCCCGCCCGGCCCATCCCTCTCCTGATCGCGTGCGCGCTCGGCATCGAGCGGCTCGCCCTCCGCGGCGACCACGATGGCGCCCCCGGGCCGGTGACGGTGGTGCGCACCGGCATGGGCCCGCGGTCCGCCGAGCGCGCGGTGGCCCGCGCGCTCGGCGACGGTGCGGCCGCCCGCGACACCGCCGTGATCGCCACCGGCTTCTGCGCCGGGCTGGCCCCCGGGATGCACCCCGGAGACCTGGTCGTCGCCGACGAGACCCGCGACCCCGAGGGCCGCACCCCGTGCACCGCCAGCGAGACCCTGGCCGCCGCGCTGTCCGCCCTGGCCCCCGCCGGCGTCCGACGCACCCCGCACATCGGGCCTGTCGTCGGCTCCGACCATGTGGTGCGGGGTGCGGAGCGCGCGAGACTGCGCGCCACCGGCGCCCTCGCGGTGGACATGGAGTCCGCCGCCACGCTCCGCGCCGCCGTGTCGGCGGGCGCCCGCCCGGTTGCGGCCGTACGAGTGGTCGTGGACGCTCCTGAACATGAACTCGTCCGGATCGGCACCTTGTGCGGTGGAATATCTGCTTTCCGGGTACTACGCACTCTGCTCCCAGCTTTCTTTGAATGGCACCGATCCTTGCCGCTCCCCAGGAGGTGA
- the dxs gene encoding 1-deoxy-D-xylulose-5-phosphate synthase, which produces MSLLETIRGPRDLKALPEDQLGRLAAEIREFLVRAVTRTGGHLGPNLGVVELSIALHRVFDSPTDRILWDTGHQSYVHKLLTGRQDFSKLRGKGGLSGYPSRDESEHDVIENSHASTVLGWADGLAKADEVLGRTDRHVVAVIGDGALTGGMAWEALNNIAAAKDRPLIIVVNDNERSYAPTIGGLANHLATLRTTDGYERVLAWGKDVLQRTPVVGQHIYGSLHGAKKGFKDTFAPQGMFEDLGLKYVGPVDGHDIAAVESALRRARRFHGPVLIHCITAKGRGYRPALEDEADRFHTVGAMDPLTCQPLSPSGGPSWTSVFGDEMVRIGSERPDVVALTAAMLHPVGLGPFAERFPHRVWDVGIAEQHAAVSAAGLATGGLHPVFAVYATFLNRAFDQLLMDVALHRCGVTFVLDRAGVTGTDGPSHNGMWDLSILQVVPGLRIAAPRDADQLRAQLREAVDVDDAPTVVRFPKESVGEPIPAVSRVGGMDVLREAPDGADVLLVAVGAMAPVALAAAELLAERAVRCTVVDPRWVKPVDAALPALAARHRAVAVVEDSSRNGGVGSAVAQALRDAAVDLPVRTFGIPERFLPHAKRGEVLADIGLTPVEIAAGIGAVLGHGRVSRQRGSAAEDARVHARPTETLAESPVETTAESRRQAPDHASSGAGEHTMESRESRR; this is translated from the coding sequence ATGTCGCTCTTGGAGACCATCCGAGGCCCGCGCGACCTGAAAGCGCTACCCGAAGACCAACTCGGCCGACTCGCCGCCGAGATCCGTGAGTTCCTGGTCCGCGCGGTGACCAGAACCGGCGGACACCTCGGCCCCAACCTCGGCGTCGTGGAGCTGTCGATAGCCCTCCACCGGGTCTTCGACTCGCCCACCGACCGCATCCTGTGGGACACCGGCCACCAGTCCTACGTCCACAAGCTGCTCACCGGCCGCCAGGACTTCTCCAAGCTCCGCGGCAAGGGCGGGCTCTCCGGCTATCCGTCCCGCGACGAGTCCGAGCACGACGTCATCGAGAACAGCCACGCCTCCACGGTGCTGGGGTGGGCCGACGGCCTCGCCAAGGCCGACGAGGTGCTCGGCCGCACCGACCGGCACGTGGTCGCGGTGATCGGCGACGGCGCGCTGACCGGCGGCATGGCCTGGGAGGCGCTCAACAACATCGCCGCCGCCAAGGACCGGCCACTGATCATCGTCGTCAACGACAACGAGCGCTCCTACGCGCCCACCATCGGCGGCCTCGCCAACCACCTCGCCACGTTGCGCACCACCGACGGCTACGAGCGCGTCCTCGCCTGGGGCAAGGACGTGCTGCAACGCACGCCCGTCGTCGGCCAGCACATCTACGGGTCGCTGCACGGCGCCAAGAAGGGCTTCAAGGACACCTTCGCGCCGCAGGGCATGTTCGAGGACCTGGGGCTGAAGTACGTCGGACCCGTCGACGGGCACGACATCGCGGCCGTCGAGTCGGCGCTGCGCCGCGCCCGACGGTTCCACGGCCCCGTACTGATCCACTGCATCACCGCCAAGGGCCGCGGCTATCGGCCCGCCCTGGAGGACGAGGCCGACCGCTTCCACACCGTCGGCGCGATGGACCCGCTGACCTGCCAGCCGCTCAGCCCCTCCGGCGGCCCGTCCTGGACCTCGGTCTTCGGCGACGAGATGGTGCGGATCGGCTCCGAACGGCCCGATGTGGTGGCCCTGACCGCGGCGATGCTGCACCCGGTCGGGCTCGGCCCGTTCGCCGAGCGGTTCCCGCACCGGGTCTGGGACGTGGGCATCGCCGAGCAGCACGCCGCGGTGTCGGCCGCGGGGCTGGCCACCGGCGGGTTGCACCCGGTCTTCGCCGTCTACGCCACCTTCCTCAACCGCGCCTTCGACCAACTGCTGATGGATGTCGCGCTGCACCGCTGCGGGGTGACCTTCGTACTCGACCGCGCGGGCGTCACCGGCACCGACGGCCCCAGCCACAACGGCATGTGGGACCTGTCCATCCTCCAGGTCGTGCCCGGACTGCGGATCGCCGCGCCGCGCGACGCCGACCAGCTGCGGGCGCAACTGCGTGAGGCGGTCGACGTGGACGACGCGCCCACCGTGGTCCGCTTCCCGAAGGAGTCGGTCGGCGAGCCGATCCCGGCGGTGTCCCGGGTGGGCGGCATGGACGTGCTGCGCGAGGCGCCGGACGGCGCCGATGTGCTGCTGGTCGCGGTCGGGGCGATGGCGCCGGTCGCGCTGGCGGCGGCCGAGCTGCTGGCCGAGCGCGCCGTCCGGTGCACGGTCGTCGACCCGCGGTGGGTCAAGCCCGTCGACGCGGCGCTGCCCGCGCTGGCGGCCCGCCACCGGGCGGTGGCCGTCGTGGAGGACAGCAGCCGCAACGGCGGCGTCGGGTCGGCGGTCGCCCAGGCGCTGCGCGACGCCGCGGTGGACCTGCCGGTGCGCACCTTCGGCATCCCCGAGCGGTTCCTGCCGCACGCCAAGCGGGGCGAGGTCCTCGCCGACATCGGGCTGACCCCGGTCGAGATCGCCGCGGGGATCGGCGCGGTGCTGGGCCACGGACGGGTCAGCCGGCAGCGCGGGTCCGCCGCCGAGGACGCCCGGGTTCACGCCCGGCCCACCGAGACCCTCGCCGAAAGCCCCGTCGAGACCACCGCCGAGAGCCGCCGGCAGGCCCCGGACCACGCGTCGAGCGGGGCGGGTGAGCACACCATGGAGAGCAGGGAGAGCCGCCGATGA
- the shc gene encoding squalene--hopene cyclase, whose translation MTATTVQPSETPSEPETLTAARQATARAVDHLLGCQDPEGWWKGDLETNVTMDAEDLMLRQFLGIRDERVFAAAARHIRSQQRADGTWATFYGGPSELSATVEAYVALRLAGDGPDEPHMAAASAWVRERGGIARARVFTRIWLALFGWWRWEDLPELPPELIYLPSWVPLNIYDFGCWARQTIVPLTIVSAHRPVRPGPFGVDELHTDPRHPNPPRPGAPLTSWDGVFQRLDRALHGYRRIAVGPLRRAAVRSCTRWIIERQENDGCWGGIQPPAVYSLIALHILGYDLGHPVLRAGLESLDRFAVWREDGSRMIEACQSPVWDTCLATIALVDAGLTPDHPALVKAADWMLGEEIDRRGDWAVRRPELPPGGWAFEFHNDTYPDIDDTAEVVLALRRVDHPEPDRVEAAVRRATRWNLGMQSKNGAWGAFDVDNTSPFPNRLPFCDFGEVIDPPSADVTAHVVEMLAWVGLADDPRARRGIAWLLAEQEVGGAWFGRWGTNYVYGTGSVVPALVAAGIPASHPAIRRAVAWLERVQNEDGGWGEDQRSYRDPEWIARGPSTASQTAWALLALLAAGERESKAVERAVTWLTDTQLSDGSWDEPQFTGTGFPWDFSINYHLYRQVFPVTALGRYVYGEPALPSARDA comes from the coding sequence ATGACAGCGACCACCGTCCAACCCTCCGAGACCCCCTCCGAGCCCGAGACCCTGACGGCCGCCCGGCAGGCCACGGCCCGCGCCGTCGACCACCTGCTGGGGTGTCAGGACCCCGAGGGGTGGTGGAAGGGCGACCTGGAGACCAACGTCACCATGGACGCCGAGGACCTGATGCTCCGCCAGTTCCTCGGCATCAGGGACGAGCGCGTCTTCGCCGCCGCGGCGCGCCACATCCGGTCCCAGCAGCGAGCCGACGGCACCTGGGCCACCTTCTACGGCGGCCCCTCCGAACTCTCCGCCACCGTCGAGGCGTATGTCGCGCTGCGGCTGGCCGGGGACGGGCCCGACGAGCCGCACATGGCCGCCGCCTCCGCCTGGGTCCGCGAACGCGGCGGCATCGCCCGGGCCCGTGTCTTCACCCGCATCTGGCTCGCCCTCTTCGGCTGGTGGCGCTGGGAGGACCTGCCCGAGCTGCCCCCCGAGCTGATCTACCTGCCCAGCTGGGTGCCGCTGAACATCTACGACTTCGGCTGTTGGGCCCGGCAGACCATCGTGCCGCTCACCATCGTCTCCGCCCACCGCCCGGTGCGGCCCGGACCGTTCGGCGTGGACGAGCTGCACACCGACCCCCGCCACCCCAACCCGCCGCGCCCCGGCGCCCCGCTGACCAGCTGGGACGGCGTCTTCCAGCGCCTGGACCGGGCGCTGCACGGCTACCGCAGGATCGCCGTCGGCCCGCTGCGCCGAGCCGCGGTGCGGAGCTGCACCCGCTGGATCATCGAACGCCAGGAGAACGACGGCTGCTGGGGCGGCATCCAGCCGCCCGCCGTCTACTCCCTCATCGCCCTGCACATCCTCGGCTACGACCTCGGCCACCCGGTGCTGCGCGCCGGACTGGAGTCGCTGGACCGGTTCGCCGTGTGGCGCGAGGACGGCAGCCGGATGATCGAGGCATGCCAGTCCCCGGTCTGGGACACCTGCCTGGCCACCATCGCCCTCGTCGACGCCGGACTCACCCCGGACCACCCGGCCCTGGTCAAGGCCGCCGACTGGATGCTGGGGGAGGAGATCGACCGACGCGGCGACTGGGCGGTGCGCCGGCCCGAACTCCCGCCCGGCGGCTGGGCCTTCGAGTTCCACAACGACACCTACCCCGACATCGACGACACCGCCGAGGTGGTGCTGGCGCTGCGCCGGGTGGACCACCCCGAACCGGACCGGGTCGAGGCGGCCGTCCGCCGCGCCACCCGCTGGAACCTGGGCATGCAGTCCAAGAACGGCGCCTGGGGCGCCTTCGACGTGGACAACACCAGCCCGTTCCCCAACCGGCTGCCGTTCTGCGACTTCGGCGAGGTCATCGACCCGCCCTCGGCCGATGTCACCGCGCACGTGGTGGAGATGCTCGCCTGGGTGGGGCTCGCGGACGATCCGCGAGCCCGGCGCGGCATCGCCTGGCTGCTGGCCGAGCAGGAGGTCGGCGGCGCCTGGTTCGGCCGCTGGGGCACCAACTACGTCTACGGCACCGGCTCGGTCGTCCCCGCCCTGGTCGCGGCCGGCATCCCCGCCTCGCACCCCGCGATCCGGCGCGCCGTCGCCTGGCTGGAGCGGGTGCAGAACGAGGACGGCGGCTGGGGCGAGGACCAGCGCTCCTACCGGGACCCGGAGTGGATCGCCCGCGGACCCTCCACCGCCTCCCAGACCGCCTGGGCGCTGCTGGCGCTGCTGGCGGCCGGCGAGCGGGAGTCCAAGGCCGTGGAGCGCGCGGTGACCTGGCTGACCGACACCCAGCTGTCGGACGGCTCCTGGGACGAGCCGCAGTTCACCGGCACCGGCTTCCCCTGGGACTTCTCCATCAACTACCACCTGTACCGGCAGGTCTTCCCGGTCACCGCGCTCGGCCGCTATGTGTACGGCGAGCCGGCCCTGCCGTCGGCCCGGGACGCCTGA
- the hpnH gene encoding adenosyl-hopene transferase HpnH codes for MAMPLRQSIRVATYVFTQKVIRRREKFPLIVELEPLYACNLKCEGCGKIQHPAGVLKQRMPVAQAVGAVLESGAPMVSIAGGEPLMHPQIGEIVRQLVERRRYVFLCTNAVLLRKKIDEFTPSPYFAFAVHIDGLRERHDESVAKEGVFDEAVAAIKEAQRRGFRTTTNSTFFNTDTPQTVVEVLNFLNDDLKVDEMMISPAYAYEKAPDQEHFLGVEQTRELFRKAFADGNRKRWRLNHSPLFLDFLEGRTDFPCTAWGIPNYSLFGWQRPCYLMADGYVPTYRQLVEETDWDKYGRGKDPRCDNCMAHCGYEPTAVLATVGSLKESLRAARETMSGNRG; via the coding sequence ATGGCCATGCCGCTCCGACAGTCCATCCGGGTCGCGACATACGTTTTCACGCAGAAGGTCATCCGGCGGCGGGAGAAGTTCCCGCTGATCGTGGAGCTGGAGCCGCTGTACGCCTGCAATCTCAAGTGCGAGGGCTGCGGGAAGATCCAACACCCGGCCGGGGTGCTCAAGCAGCGCATGCCGGTGGCCCAGGCGGTCGGCGCGGTGCTGGAATCCGGTGCTCCGATGGTCTCCATCGCCGGTGGAGAGCCCCTGATGCACCCGCAGATCGGCGAGATCGTACGGCAGTTGGTGGAACGGAGGCGCTATGTGTTCCTCTGCACCAACGCCGTACTGCTGCGCAAGAAGATCGACGAGTTCACCCCGTCCCCGTACTTCGCCTTCGCGGTGCACATCGACGGGCTGCGCGAGCGGCACGACGAGTCGGTGGCCAAGGAGGGGGTCTTCGACGAGGCGGTCGCGGCCATCAAGGAGGCGCAGCGGCGCGGTTTCCGCACCACCACCAACTCGACCTTCTTCAACACCGACACCCCGCAGACCGTGGTCGAGGTGCTCAACTTCCTCAACGACGACCTGAAGGTGGACGAGATGATGATCTCGCCCGCCTACGCCTATGAGAAGGCGCCCGACCAGGAACACTTCCTCGGCGTCGAGCAGACCCGTGAACTGTTCAGGAAGGCGTTCGCCGACGGCAACCGGAAGCGCTGGCGGCTCAACCACAGCCCGCTCTTCCTGGACTTCCTGGAAGGCCGCACCGACTTCCCCTGCACGGCCTGGGGGATTCCGAACTACTCCCTCTTCGGCTGGCAGCGCCCCTGCTATCTGATGGCGGACGGCTACGTCCCCACCTACCGGCAGCTGGTCGAGGAGACCGACTGGGACAAGTACGGGCGCGGCAAGGACCCGCGCTGTGACAACTGCATGGCGCACTGCGGCTATGAGCCGACCGCCGTGCTCGCCACCGTGGGCTCGCTCAAGGAGTCGCTGCGCGCGGCCCGCGAGACCATGTCCGGGAACCGTGGGTGA
- the hpnD gene encoding presqualene diphosphate synthase HpnD — protein sequence MSRTVNGSGHVSAPVLAAYRYCEAVTGVQARNFAYGIRLLPTEKRHAMSALYAFSRRVDDIGDGPLDAAAKRTRLADTRAVLDRIRDGRIAEDDTDPVAVALAHAARRFPIPLDGLDELIDGVLMDVSGERYETWDDLKVYCRCVAGAIGRLSLGVFGTLPGARDAERAAEYADTLGLALQLTNILRDVREDAASGRGYLPTEDLAKFGCPPAFHTSVAPPEADFTGLVHFEVRRARALFATGFRLLPMLDRRSGACVAAMAGIYRRLLERIARDPAAVLRGRVSLPGHEKAYVAVRGLAGMDARLVARQHARGPRGELR from the coding sequence GTGAGCCGGACCGTGAACGGATCGGGGCACGTGTCCGCGCCAGTACTCGCGGCGTACCGTTACTGCGAGGCCGTGACCGGGGTGCAGGCCCGTAACTTCGCCTATGGCATCAGGCTGCTGCCGACCGAGAAGCGGCACGCCATGTCCGCGCTGTACGCCTTCTCGCGCCGGGTCGACGACATCGGCGACGGACCGCTGGACGCCGCAGCCAAGCGGACCCGGCTGGCCGACACCCGCGCGGTGCTCGACCGGATCCGGGACGGCCGGATCGCCGAGGACGACACCGACCCGGTGGCGGTCGCCCTCGCCCACGCCGCCCGCCGCTTCCCGATCCCGCTGGACGGGCTGGACGAGCTGATCGACGGCGTGCTGATGGACGTCTCCGGCGAGCGCTACGAGACCTGGGACGACCTGAAGGTGTACTGCCGCTGCGTGGCCGGCGCCATCGGCCGGCTCTCGCTCGGGGTCTTCGGCACCCTGCCGGGCGCGCGGGACGCCGAGCGCGCCGCCGAGTACGCCGACACGCTTGGCCTGGCGCTCCAACTGACCAATATCCTCAGGGACGTTCGCGAGGACGCGGCCAGCGGACGCGGTTACCTGCCCACCGAGGACCTGGCCAAGTTCGGCTGCCCGCCGGCCTTCCACACCTCCGTCGCACCACCGGAGGCCGACTTCACCGGCCTGGTGCACTTCGAGGTGCGGCGGGCCAGGGCGCTGTTCGCCACCGGCTTCCGGCTGCTGCCCATGCTGGACCGGCGCAGCGGCGCCTGTGTGGCGGCCATGGCGGGCATCTACCGGCGGCTGTTGGAGCGCATCGCCCGCGATCCGGCAGCCGTGCTACGCGGCCGGGTCTCGCTGCCCGGCCATGAGAAGGCGTACGTCGCGGTGCGCGGGCTGGCCGGGATGGACGCCCGGCTGGTCGCCCGACAACACGCCCGGGGACCGAGGGGAGAGCTGCGGTGA
- the hpnE gene encoding hydroxysqualene dehydroxylase HpnE, whose amino-acid sequence MTTHATRPDRHRTHATGRPEGAAAVVVGGGLAGTTAALALADAGVRVTLLEGRPRLGGLAFSFRRDSPAGELSVDNGQHVYLRCCTAYRWFLDRVDAARLAPLQSTLDVPVLDPGARRGTGTAHGPRLGRIRRAPLPVPLHLVPSLAGYPHLSLTERAMAGRAALALRGLDPADPALDGVDFASWLRRHGQSPRAVEALWDLIGVATLNATAAHASLGLAAMVFKTGLLSDPAAADIGWAHAPLGELHDTRARAALDTAGVRTLLRTRAGALTRTEAGRWSVAVQGGTGGAETLEADTVVLAVPQRETHALLPEGALDDPDRLLRIGTAPILNLHVVYDRTVLRRPFFAAVGSPIQWVFDRTDSSGLAAPASGGPAGQYLAVSQSAAHDDIDRPVAELRERYLPELARLLPAARRAVVRDFFVTRERTATFAPTPGVGRLRPSAPTNAPGLYLAGAWTATGWPATMEGAVRSGLTAAGEALAALGRPHENPLPALRGGIPEEAA is encoded by the coding sequence ATGACGACACACGCCACGCGCCCCGACCGGCACCGGACGCACGCGACAGGCCGTCCCGAGGGGGCGGCCGCCGTGGTTGTCGGCGGGGGACTGGCCGGGACCACCGCGGCGCTGGCGCTCGCCGACGCCGGGGTGCGCGTCACCCTCCTCGAGGGCCGGCCTCGCCTCGGCGGCCTCGCCTTCTCCTTCCGTCGCGACTCCCCGGCCGGCGAACTGAGCGTCGACAACGGCCAGCACGTCTATCTGCGCTGCTGCACCGCCTACCGCTGGTTCCTGGACCGCGTCGACGCGGCCCGGCTCGCCCCGCTCCAGAGCACCCTGGACGTGCCGGTGCTCGACCCCGGGGCGCGGCGCGGGACCGGGACGGCCCACGGCCCGCGGCTCGGCCGGATCCGCCGCGCCCCACTGCCGGTGCCGCTGCACCTGGTCCCCAGCCTGGCCGGCTATCCGCACCTGTCCCTGACCGAACGGGCCATGGCCGGCCGGGCCGCCCTCGCCCTCCGGGGGCTCGACCCCGCCGACCCGGCCCTGGACGGGGTGGACTTCGCCAGCTGGCTGCGCCGCCACGGCCAGTCGCCGCGCGCCGTCGAGGCGCTGTGGGACCTGATCGGCGTCGCCACCCTCAACGCCACCGCCGCGCACGCCTCGCTCGGCCTCGCCGCCATGGTCTTCAAGACCGGACTGCTCTCCGACCCGGCCGCCGCCGACATCGGCTGGGCGCACGCCCCCCTCGGCGAGCTGCACGACACCCGGGCCCGCGCCGCCCTCGACACGGCCGGCGTACGCACCCTGCTGCGCACCCGGGCCGGCGCCCTCACCCGCACCGAGGCCGGCCGCTGGAGCGTGGCGGTCCAGGGCGGCACCGGCGGCGCGGAGACGCTGGAGGCCGACACCGTGGTGCTGGCCGTCCCGCAGCGCGAGACCCACGCCCTGCTGCCCGAGGGCGCGCTGGACGACCCCGACCGGCTGCTGCGGATCGGCACCGCGCCCATCCTCAACCTGCACGTCGTCTACGACAGGACCGTGCTGCGCCGCCCCTTCTTCGCGGCCGTCGGCAGCCCGATCCAGTGGGTCTTCGACCGCACCGACTCCTCCGGGCTCGCCGCCCCCGCGAGCGGGGGCCCGGCCGGACAGTATCTGGCGGTCTCCCAGTCCGCCGCCCACGACGACATCGACCGCCCCGTCGCCGAGCTGCGCGAGCGCTACCTGCCCGAGCTGGCGCGGCTGCTGCCGGCCGCCCGCCGCGCGGTGGTCCGGGACTTCTTCGTCACCCGGGAGCGCACGGCCACGTTCGCCCCCACCCCCGGGGTCGGCCGGCTGCGTCCGTCCGCCCCCACCAACGCGCCCGGCCTCTACCTGGCCGGCGCGTGGACCGCCACCGGATGGCCCGCGACCATGGAGGGCGCCGTGCGCAGCGGACTGACCGCCGCCGGCGAGGCGCTCGCCGCCTTGGGCCGCCCACATGAGAACCCTCTCCCCGCCCTGCGCGGGGGGATCCCCGAGGAGGCGGCATGA
- the ispG gene encoding flavodoxin-dependent (E)-4-hydroxy-3-methylbut-2-enyl-diphosphate synthase has translation MTATEPLDLGLPTMPVRPLAPRRASRRIQVGSVAVGGDAPVSVQSMTTTVTADIGATLQQIAELTASGCQIVRVACPSQDDAEALSVIARKSQIPVIADIHFQPKYVFAAIDAGCAAVRVNPGNIRQFDDKVKEIAKAASDAGVPIRIGVNAGSLDKRLLAKYGKATPEALVESALWECSLFEEHGFRDIKISVKHNDPVVMVNAYRQLAAQCDYPLHLGVTEAGPAFQGTIKSAVAFGALLSEGIGDTIRVSLSAPPAEEVKVGIQILESLNLRQRRLEIVSCPSCGRAQVDVYKLADQVTAGLEGMEVPLRVAVMGCVVNGPGEAREADLGVASGNGKGQIFVKGEVIKTVPESKIVETLIEEAMRLAEVMETEGVPAGTPDVTVS, from the coding sequence ATGACAGCGACAGAGCCGCTCGACCTCGGGCTCCCCACCATGCCCGTCCGGCCGCTCGCCCCGCGTCGGGCCAGCCGACGGATCCAGGTGGGGTCGGTGGCGGTGGGTGGGGACGCGCCGGTGTCGGTGCAGTCCATGACGACGACGGTGACGGCGGACATCGGTGCGACGTTGCAGCAGATCGCGGAGTTGACGGCTTCGGGTTGTCAGATCGTGCGGGTGGCGTGTCCGTCGCAGGATGACGCGGAGGCGTTGTCGGTGATCGCGAGGAAGTCGCAGATCCCGGTGATCGCGGATATCCACTTTCAGCCGAAGTACGTGTTCGCGGCGATCGACGCCGGTTGTGCGGCGGTGCGGGTCAATCCGGGCAATATCCGGCAGTTCGACGACAAGGTGAAGGAGATCGCGAAGGCGGCGTCCGACGCCGGTGTCCCGATCCGTATCGGTGTCAACGCCGGCTCTCTCGACAAGCGGCTGCTGGCCAAGTACGGCAAGGCCACCCCGGAGGCGCTGGTGGAGTCGGCGCTGTGGGAGTGCTCGCTGTTCGAGGAGCACGGCTTCAGGGACATCAAGATCTCCGTCAAGCACAACGACCCGGTGGTCATGGTCAACGCCTACCGGCAGCTCGCCGCCCAGTGCGACTACCCGCTCCACCTGGGCGTCACCGAGGCGGGCCCCGCCTTCCAGGGCACCATCAAGTCCGCGGTGGCCTTCGGCGCCCTGCTCTCGGAGGGCATCGGCGACACCATCCGCGTCTCCCTCTCCGCCCCGCCGGCGGAGGAGGTCAAGGTCGGCATCCAGATCCTGGAGTCGCTCAACCTGCGCCAGCGCCGTCTGGAGATCGTCTCCTGCCCGTCCTGCGGCCGCGCCCAGGTGGACGTCTACAAGCTGGCCGACCAGGTCACCGCGGGTCTGGAGGGCATGGAGGTCCCGCTGCGGGTGGCGGTGATGGGCTGTGTGGTGAACGGTCCCGGCGAGGCTCGGGAGGCCGACCTCGGTGTGGCCTCGGGCAACGGTAAGGGGCAGATCTTCGTGAAGGGCGAGGTGATCAAGACGGTGCCCGAGTCGAAGATCGTCGAAACGCTGATCGAAGAGGCCATGCGGCTCGCGGAGGTGATGGAGACCGAGGGTGTCCCGGCCGGGACCCCCGATGTGACCGTGAGCTAG
- a CDS encoding polyprenyl synthetase family protein: MSTMTQNRGEPVTPVTPAVDSAAVAALLERGRTLATPVLRAAVGRLAAPMDAVAAYHFGWIDAAGRPSAGDSGKAVRPALALISAEAAGAPPETGIPGAVAVELVHNFSLLHDDLMDRDEQRRHRDTVWKVHGPAQAILVGDALFALANEILLELGTAEAGRATRRLTAATRRLIDGQAQDISYEHRERVTVEECLEMEGNKTGALLACATSIGAVLGGADDHTADTLERYGYHLGLAFQAVDDLLGIWGDPEATGKQTWSDLRQRKKSLPVVAALAAGGAASEELAELLAADAKQPDSEFADFDEEEFATRAALIERAGGRDWTSQEARRQHATAVSALSEVRLPETVRAQLVALADFVVVRER; the protein is encoded by the coding sequence ATGAGCACCATGACCCAGAACAGAGGAGAGCCCGTGACCCCGGTGACCCCCGCCGTCGACTCCGCGGCCGTCGCCGCGCTGCTGGAGCGCGGTCGGACGCTCGCCACACCGGTGCTGCGCGCGGCCGTGGGCCGACTGGCGGCACCCATGGACGCGGTCGCGGCGTACCACTTCGGTTGGATCGACGCCGCGGGCCGGCCGTCCGCGGGCGACAGCGGCAAGGCGGTCCGCCCGGCGCTGGCGCTGATCTCCGCCGAGGCCGCGGGGGCGCCGCCCGAGACCGGCATCCCCGGCGCGGTCGCGGTCGAGCTGGTGCACAACTTCTCGCTGCTCCACGACGACCTGATGGACCGGGACGAGCAGCGCCGCCACCGGGACACCGTGTGGAAGGTGCACGGACCGGCCCAGGCCATCCTCGTCGGCGACGCGCTCTTCGCGCTGGCCAACGAGATACTGCTGGAGCTGGGCACCGCGGAGGCGGGGCGTGCCACCCGGCGGCTGACCGCCGCCACCCGCAGGCTCATCGACGGCCAGGCCCAGGACATCTCCTACGAACACCGGGAGCGGGTCACCGTCGAGGAGTGTCTGGAGATGGAGGGCAACAAGACCGGCGCGCTGCTGGCCTGCGCCACCTCCATCGGCGCGGTGCTGGGCGGCGCGGACGACCACACCGCCGACACCCTGGAGCGCTACGGCTACCACCTCGGCCTCGCCTTCCAGGCCGTCGACGACCTGCTCGGGATCTGGGGCGATCCCGAGGCCACCGGCAAGCAGACCTGGAGCGATCTGCGGCAGCGCAAGAAGTCGCTGCCCGTCGTCGCCGCCCTGGCCGCCGGCGGAGCGGCCTCCGAGGAGCTCGCCGAGCTGCTGGCGGCCGACGCCAAGCAGCCCGACTCGGAGTTCGCCGACTTCGACGAGGAGGAGTTCGCCACCCGCGCGGCGCTGATCGAGCGGGCGGGCGGACGCGACTGGACCTCCCAGGAGGCCCGCCGTCAGCACGCCACCGCGGTCTCCGCGCTGAGCGAGGTGCGGCTGCCCGAGACGGTCCGGGCGCAGCTCGTGGCGCTCGCCGACTTCGTGGTCGTACGAGAGAGATGA